Proteins encoded together in one Psilocybe cubensis strain MGC-MH-2018 chromosome 8, whole genome shotgun sequence window:
- a CDS encoding Ubiquitin-conjugating enzyme E2 2, protein MSTNCKKRLIRDFKRLSSDPPGGISGSPLPDNIMLWNAVIFGPGDTPFEDGTFKLLLTFDESYPNKPPTVKFLSRMFYPNVYANSELCLDILQNRWSPTYDVAAILTSIQSLLHDPNPNSPANAEAAQLYRENMKEYVRRVKVTVEESWLDPEEGGLGENEGEQAGEGGEPMEGQHAGGAASQRV, encoded by the exons ATGTCGACGAACTGCAAGAAACGGCTCATCCGGGACTTCAAGCGCCTCTCGTCCGACCCGCCAGGCGGGATCTCGGGCAGTCCGCTCCCCGACAATATTATGCTCTGGAACGCTGTCATCTTCGGGCCAG GCGACACCCCCTTCGAAGACGGCACATTCAAGCTCCTCCTCACATTCGACGAGTCCTACCCCAACAAACCGCCCACCGTCAAATTCCTCTCGCGGATGTTCTACCCCAACGTCTACGCGAACAGCGAGCTCTGCCTCGACATCCTGCAAAACCGGTGGTCGCCCACATACGACGTCGCGGCGATATTGACGAGTATACAGAGCTTGCTGCATGATCCGAACCCGAATAGCCCGGCGAATGCGGAGGCGGCGCAGTTGTATAGGGAAAATATGAAGGAGTATGTGAGGAGGGTCAAGGTGACGGTTGAGGAGAGTTGGTTGGAtccggaggagggggggttgggggagaatgagggagagcaggcgggggagggaggggagccgATGGAGGGACAGCACGCGGGCGGAGCTGCGTCTCAGCGTGTTTGA
- a CDS encoding Ubiquitin-conjugating enzyme E2 2 produces MSTNCKKRLIRDFKRLSSDPPGGISGSPLPDNIMLWNAVIFGPGDTPFEDGTFKLLLTFDESYPNKPPTVKFLSRMFHPNVYANSELCLDILQNRWSPTYDVAAILTSIQSLLHDPNPNSPANAEAAQLYRENMKEYVRRVKVTVEESWLDPEEGGLGENEGEQAGEGGEPMEGQHAGGAASQRV; encoded by the exons ATGTCGACGAACTGCAAGAAACGGCTCATCCGGGACTTCAAGCGCCTCTCGTCCGACCCGCCAGGCGGGATCTCGGGCAGTCCGCTCCCCGACAATATTATGCTCTGGAACGCTGTCATCTTCGGGCCAG GCGACACCCCCTTCGAAGACGGCACATTCAAGCTCCTCCTCACATTCGACGAGTCCTACCCCAACAAACCGCCCACCGTCAAATTCCTCTCGCGGATGTTCCACCCCAACGTCTACGCGAACAGCGAGCTCTGCCTCGACATCCTGCAAAACCGGTGGTCGCCCACATACGACGTCGCGGCGATATTGACGAGTATACAGAGCTTGCTGCATGATCCGAACCCGAATAGCCCGGCGAATGCGGAGGCGGCGCAGTTGTATAGGGAAAATATGAAGGAGTATGTGAGGAGGGTCAAGGTGACGGTTGAGGAGAGTTGGTTGGAtccggaggagggggggttgggggagaatgagggagagcaggcgggggagggaggggagccgATGGAGGGACAGCACGCGGGCGGAGCTGCGTCTCAGCGTGTTTGA
- a CDS encoding Ubiquitin-conjugating enzyme E2 2, which yields MSTNCKKRLIRDFKRLSSDPPGGISGSPLPDNIMLWNAVIFGPGDTPFEDGTFKLLLTFDESYPMFHPNVYANSELCLDILQNRWSPTYDVAAILTSIQSLLHDPNPNSPANAEAAQLYRENMKEYVRRVKVTVEESWLDPEEGGLGENEGEQAGEGGEPMEGQHAGGAASQRV from the exons ATGTCGACGAACTGCAAGAAACGGCTCATCCGGGACTTCAAGCGCCTCTCGTCCGACCCGCCAGGCGGGATCTCGGGCAGTCCGCTCCCCGACAATATTATGCTCTGGAACGCTGTCATCTTCGGGCCAG GCGACACCCCCTTCGAAGACGGCACATTCAAGCTCCTCCTCACATTCGACGAGTCCTACCCGATGTTCCACCCCAACGTCTACGCGAACAGCGAGCTCTGCCTCGACATCCTGCAAAACCGGTGGTCGCCCACATACGACGTCGCGGCGATATTGACGAGTATACAGAGCTTGCTGCATGATCCGAACCCGAATAGCCCGGCGAATGCGGAGGCGGCGCAGTTGTATAGGGAAAATATGAAGGAGTATGTGAGGAGGGTCAAGGTGACGGTTGAGGAGAGTTGGTTGGAtccggaggagggggggttgggggagaatgagggagagcaggcgggggagggaggggagccgATGGAGGGACAGCACGCGGGCGGAGCTGCGTCTCAGCGTGTTTGA
- a CDS encoding Ubiquitin-conjugating enzyme E2 2 produces MSTNCKKRLIRDFKRLSSDPPGGISGSPLPDNIMLWNAVIFGPGDTPFEDGTFKLLLTFDESYPNKPPTVKFLSRMFHPNVYANGELCLDILQNRWSPTYDVAAILTSIQSLLHDPNPNSPANAEAAQLYRENMKEYVRRVKVTVEESWLDPEEGGLGEGEGEGGEVEMDEVDREGGEPMEGQHAGGAASQRV; encoded by the exons ATGTCGACGAACTGCAAGAAACGGCTGATCCGGGACTTTAAGCGCCTCTCGTCCGACCCGCCAGGCGGGATCTCGGGCAGTCCGCTCCCCGACAATATTATGCTCTGGAACGCTGTCATCTTCGGCCCAG GCGACACCCCCTTCGAAGACGGCACATTCAAGCTCCTCCTCACATTCGACGAGTCCTACCCAAACAAACCCCCCACCGTCAAATTCCTCTCGCGGATGTTCCACCCCAACGTCTACGCGAACGGCGAGCTCTGCCTCGACATCCTGCAGAACCGGTGGTCGCCGACGTACGACGTCGCGGCGATACTGACGAGTATACAGAGCTTGCTGCATGATCCGAACCCGAATAGCCCGGCGAATGCGGAGGCGGCACAGTTGTATAGGGAGAATATGAAGGAGTATGTGAGGAGGGTCAAGGTGACGGTTGAGGAGAGTTGGTTGGATCCGGAGGAGGGGGGTTTGGGCGAGGgtgagggggagggaggggaggtggagatggaCGAGGTTGATAGGGAGGGAGGAGAGCCGATGGAGGGACAGCACGCGGGCGGAGCTGCGTCTCAGCGTGTTTGA